The genome window gCGAAGGCAAATCTTGGTGACCCACTCGCCAGCGAGGATACGGAATAGTGCCGTGGAGCGCTCAGGGTTGGGCGGAACGCCGGCCCAAGCGAGGTCGTCTTTGGCGAACGCGTTGCCGTCTATCCCGTACACTGCATCCGCAAAGTACTGGCCAggcccgaggtcgacaaAATACAGCCAGATGGTGTCAGGCTGCAAGTGAGCACTAGCGACGTGATCGCGTGCCGCCGTAAAGCAAAGTGGTAGAAGATCTTGGAGGGCGACCAGCCAGTCGGCGGGATTATGGCTGGGCTGGGTGGCCGGGAcagggggagagggaatCGGGAGAGAGTGCGAGTGGTTGTGAGAGGGGACGTGGGTCGCGTGGGGTGAGGTGAAGGACTGGGGTGGGGAAGAGTGGGGAGGCGAGGGATACGGCGCAAAGCTCGGTGGAGGCGAGAATGcctgcggcggcgacgcagcTGTGTAAgtctgcggcggcgacgcagcGGTGTAAgtctgcggcggcgacgcagcGGTGTaaggctgcggcggcgacgcagcGGTGTAAGTCTGCGGCGCTGCTGTGTATCCTGTTGAATACGCCGGAGCGGACGAAACCGGGAACTGGGCTGGGTTAAATGGAGGTGATTGAGGAGCTCCGTGGACGGGACCGTTTGGAGGGGGCCAAGTGCTCTGGTGATGGGGAGATGTTGGTGGGtagggaagggagggagcggACGGCGGTGGGTAGGACATTGCATGCTGAGGAGACTGGGCGTAgagtggcggtggaggagcgcctGGGACATGGTAGCCATCGTGGCTGGTGTCACCTAGGAGTTGTTTTCCGATCTTGTTGAGCTCGGTGATGAGCCGCATCGTGTTGGATGtcgagtgggagtggatgtgggagtggagagaagagaagacAAGAGTGGGTTGCTGGCGGAAGCATGTTTAAGCCATTGTCAGTTCCCTGATAATTAATCAACAGATCAACAGGCAGCCGAGGAGGCTTTCGATTCATCAACCAGCACAGCTGACTCGACTTTACGCCACAATTCAGGAAGCACAAATCGTGTATGCATGATAATGATACAGACCAACCAGGCTATAGACCAAGTTCTCAATGCCATGGCACAACTGTGCTAACTCGTGAAGGTTGAGATGATCTGCGTGCCACTCGACACGACGCCCATTGTGTCGTTGAGCTTGGACATCTTGCTCTCCTTCTGCGGCTtaccaccaccaccaccgccacctcccCCGACGGTAGGCGCATTCCCGTAAACGGGGATGGCACCGGGCGGGATTGCCTGGCCCGGAAGTACGGGTTGGTAGGCGTACGCGGGCTGGACGTACACGGGCTGCACAAgaggctgctgctgctgctgctgctgctgctgtggGGGGGCATAGTATGACTGGGGCTCCGCGAACACCATCACGGCGGGGGGCGTCATGAGCGGAGGCGAtatcggcggcgaggaaaTCGACTGCACCGACATGGACGATTGTGGGGAACCTCCTGCCCACGGCTGATACCATGGCTGGCCGGGGTCACCGCCATGCGGCTTGTACTGCGTTGGCGGGCTGAGTTCTGGTGAGTACGCCGGAGGCGAGTTAATGGCCGTATACATTGGCGACTCCTGGAGCGGCTGGTATGGAGCATGCCCAGGCTGGGGGTACGAGTTGGCGTgtggctgcggctgcggctgcggctgcggccCAGATGGTTGGTACGGCAGGCCGATGCCGCTCGGTTGGGATATCGAGCCCATGTGCTGGTGAACGGGTCCGGTGCTCTGGTGTGGCAGCGACGATCCCGTGTGCTGGTGAGGCATCTGAGGAGAGTGCTGGGGCATCTGTCCTGTGTGCTGAAAGCCCTCGTTCTGCTGGACCGGTGGTTTGTACTGTGAGTAGCCGTCCTGGAAGCCCTGCGTGAAACTAGGGTTGCTGAGGAGGCTCGGTTtcggtggaggaggggacAAGCCCTGGTTCTGGTTCTGCGTGGGCGGCGGGAAACTGGGTTGGTTCTGGTTCGGGGGCGGAGCGAACTGGTTCGGCGGCGAGTTGAACTGCAGAGGAGGCGAGCTGTTCAAGGTCTGCGGTGGCGAGTTGAACTGCTGAGGAGGCGAGGTGTTCAAGgtctgcggcggcgagttGAACTGCAGAGGAGGCGAGGTGTTCAAGgtctgcggcggcgagttGAACTGCAGAGGAGGCGAGGTGTTCAAGgtctgcggcggcgagttGAACTGGTTTGGCGGGGCCACGTTGAACCCCGGCTGCTGCAGATAAGGCTGCTGGTACTGGCTCTGGCCCGGTTGGTTCTGGTTGTACGGCGTCTGATACACGTTCGTGCAGTTGTTAGGCGCGGGCGGACCGTACGTGCTGGGCGGTGGGGCATGGATTGTATGAACGGTGGTTGGAGGCACCGCATGAGCTGTTCCGTACTGTTTCTGCGGCTTGGGCGAAGTCGAGCTAGGACGCGCATTGGTGGCCGTGATAAATGAACCAACACTCTTGCCGTACTTTGTCCTTGCGAGCTCCTTTGCGCCCGAGGTGAAGAAGCGGCCAGTCGTGTTCGCGAGTCCTGTCAGACCGGGAGCAGCGATCCCACGGTCCTTGGATGCGCGGCGGTCTGTCATGGCAAGTTGGAAAGAGAGGTGAGAAATCAGTGACAACCAAAAGGTGGGAACACAAATCAGCAGGACACCTGTCAGACATTTGTAGCAGCGCCAAGACAACCCAGATCTGTTGTAAAAGGTCAAGGGCGGGTGATGCAGTGTCTGAGCGAGTGAGAGGATCCGCAGCGTATAGCGTCCAAGCTGCCAAGCCTCTCGGCCGGGCATATCGAATGGCCGCCTGTTGATGCGGTGGACAGAGAGGGGAAGCGAATAGCTttggccgaggcggtgagCGGGATACCGTTTTACCCAGGGTATCTCATACTCGCTTCCCATTCCATAATACAAACACCGGAGAGTATTCTATTCATTCGCTATCCACTTGAGCCTGACCCGTAATCCATGGATTAATTCTACTGTACTGTTAAATGGCATCGTGATCGAGGATACGGAGAAACGAAAGGGTCCAGTGGCCGATGGCGTTTGACGTCGAAGTGTCAGGCGTCAGGCAGATCTATGTAACACCTGCTCCAGTGTCATCACCTCAGAATTGAATCTGCATCGCCACAACAGCTATATTGCCAGATCATCTAAGAAAACTCGCGCTCAACAATCAGCTTCTTTTGCACCTTGCCCATGCCATTGCGCGGGATAGCATCCAAAACCTTGAGCCTCCGCGGGAGCTTGTATGCTGCCAACTCGGACCGGAGTTGGTCTCGCAACGtcttgagctcgacctgctcgcCTTCCGTCACAATGACCGCACCCACAATCTGGCCCCACTCCTCGTCCGGGATGCCGACGACTGCTACGTCCTTCATCCCTGGCAGCTCGAGGATCGCGCGCTCAATCTCGACCGCGCTCAGTTTCTCGCCCCCACTCTTGATAATGTCcacgctcgcgcgaccCAGAATCTTGAGCatcccttcctccccggTTGCCCCCGAGTAGATACCCACGTCTCCGGTGCGGAACCAGCCGTCACGGAACTCTTTGGTCGTCGCTTCCGGGTTGCGCCAGTACTCCTTGGTCACTTGCGGGCCGCGCACCTCGATGTCGCCTGGCACGTCGCGGCCCGTAATGACAACGTTCTCGACCGGGTCCCACAGACGGATCTCCATGCCAGGAAACGCGAAGCCGACACAGccctggggtcagcttcGAGGAGATGTGAGGCTGCCAGGACGCAACCAACTCTACACCATTCCAACCATGTCACCATTTCCGCACACACAACAGCAACTCACCTTGACCCGCTTCTCGTTCTCCCATCCCGTACCCGCAATCAATCCCGTCTCAGTCATCCCGTACCGTTCAAGGATGACCTGCCCACCGCCAATGCCGTTCTCCCATGCACTCTTAACGCTGACAGGCAGCGGTGCTGACCCGGAGACCTGAAGGCGGAGCTTTGCAGACGCGGCGGaggcctcggcctgctgtTCAGGCGTCATCGCCCTGTGTGCCGCAATCAGGCGCGCTGGCGTGAGCGGAAACCCAGCGATGAGCCGCAAAGAGAAGGAAATGGGAGCTTGAGCCGCAGCAGTCTGGGAGAGGTATCACCTTGGCTGGAGGGGGGCCCGAGACGTATCAAGGATCACTAGGAGTTCGAGAACGCGACTCACAGTAGCCGGTAGGGACGAAGAAAAACATGGTAATCGGGGCTTTTTCAGCGCCGTTGATCCAGCGAGCCCACACCTGTCTTTAGCCCTGTCCCAGCAGGAAGAACCAGAGGGAGCATGTACCATTGGGAACATGTACCATTCCACCCACCTTGTCTGCGTCAAACTTATCCCACAACTCTACGCTTGCGCCCGCCCAGAGAGTAGGCAAGAGCCCAACTGCAATGCCGTGAAGGTGGTTCAGCGGGAggatgtggaggaggttgtcACTCTCAGTCCACCTCCATGCCTGCACCGTACTGCTTACTTGCGCCGCGAGAGATGAATGGCGCGTCACTGCACCCTTGGGCCTCCCCGTAGTCCCCGAGGTGAACAGCATCATGGCCCGGGCTTCGCCATCGATCGGCGCGAGAGCTTGGAGAACATCCGCGGCGtcccccacctcctccaccaaatccgcaacctcaacctccatGATCTTGAGACTCTCCCCCTCATCCTtctgcgcgacgagctgctctGCCCGTGTGCGGTTATTCTTATCTACCAGAATAAGCGCGCAGTCGGCCGTGTTGACGAGGTACGCCTGTTCAGGCAGTGGCAGAGAGGAAAGGACCGGCACGACGAGCCCGCCAGCGGCCCAGATGGCCAGGAGGCCTAGCGCAGCTAGATATCCCTTGTCTACAAGCAAGGCTACGCGCGCCTCCCGCAGTCCCTCGGTGCGCGCGTCCGCGGCGGCCAGGCGCTGGGCCAAGCGCAGGACGTCGGCCGCCAGTCGCGCGTAGCTCGCATCAATGCCGTTAATAGCGTCGGTGATTGCCGTGGCGTcaggagctgcgcgagcgcgtgcaGCGACACGCTCAAGGAGAGGGTACGTGTTGAGCATGGAGATAGTGTGTTCGATGAGCAATGTTGACAGAGCCGTTTAAGAAGTCGAGATTGTTAGCAAAAGTGGGGGCTGGGCCGTGAAACCGACccgacggcgacggagaCTTTCGGGCCGGAGTTGTTGCGTCGAGATCGGCCGAGCCCGCCTTCCACCCATGCTTCCATTCCATCCAAGCAGTACCACCTCCTGCTTGTTTGACGCCATCGCAAAGGCAAGGAGCACGCAAGAACATCTGGGCATAGCAGCGTGAATGTGGGGCCCATTCCACGGCTATCAGTGGTGAGTTATGAGTGGTTGGTCTGATCGTCTCCTTTTTAAGGTTGGCGATGGGGAACGCGGTTGGTCATCGCAGCCAAACGAGCAGAGCTGCTGTGCCTGCTGTACCTGGCCATGCCCCGTCGCTTTGCGCGGCTTGAATTGGCGGACAGTTGGCACATGACAAGAAGAGATAAGGCTTATGTATGCTACCACGAGAGAACCTAGAGCCTGCCGCACTGTCATCGTTCGGGATCTTATCTagtcgccgccatcgctcGTTCCCGATAGATCCATATCGCTGGATATGCCAAACACGGTTGGCGATAGTAAGACAAATGTGAAAGGAGGATATCCCCACATGTGTCAAGCTAAACGGTAAGCGACTTTCTGCCCTTTGGCTGCGGTATTCGTGCCCAGGCGGCTTTTGAACAGCGCTATCACCCTGGATAACCATGGCCATTGTGATGGGTCACCGGAATACGCAACGCcgacctgcgcgagctgAGCGCCAGACTGAAGAGTAGCAACACCAGTCTGTGTTTGTCGACTTGGCGCTTGCCGTTTGCTGCCTCTTCTCCATTGGCGTTCCCGTGGGGTCCCAGCTTCTCACGCGCCGGGTGAGTCATTTCTAACCTCCTCACCCTGTCCTCGGAACGTAAATATCAACGGAGGTGGATTGATGAccgagtggaggagggcagAGTCAGATGATGTGGTGAGATCGATAAGATGAGGCTAAACTAGGGTGATTAGATGATAttctccaccaccacaaccGGATGTTCCTATGCCACAACCTACCTCAAGTATATCATTCCGGCCGCACTTCAGGCGCTCTTCAGCCACAACTGGGTCGTTGGGTATGACACTCTTTTGCTCCGGGTTGGGCCCGGGACGCCAAAGCGAAGCCATTCCCCTGCCCTTGGGCCCCACACATCGGTCATGGCGGTATCAACCCTCAGATCCTGGCCAAGGATGCAGGCAATCCCACTGCCGGGTCCGGATAACGCCCCCTGCTCACTCGGCATGTGGCGAGATCACTGTGAGGTAACCAGGATCTGGGCGCGTCTTAATTGAGTTATGTTATAAGACTCTGAGACCCCGCTCTTGTTCTTCATCCCCACCGCGGCACATCTCATCATCGCATCGCTCTCTACAGTGCCTCACACCATTCTACAGCACTGTCTCAGCCTCTAATTAAGTTCGCCTCCACTCGTTCCTCACATACCATCATCGAACCCGACATACTTTGACAGCTCACCATGAGCTCCAACAATATCTCGCCCGCGTCCCCGCGCACGCCCTCTTTCAGCGAGAAGGGTGAGGCCCACCAGTACATCGAGAATGCCAGCCAGCCCGTCGAACTCGAGCgccgcttctccttcctcgcctgTCTTGGCCTGGGTTTCTCCCTCCTCAACTCATGGACTGGTGAGTAACACGGATCGCGGGCCCTCGCCCAACCCCCGCACGGCGTCACCGCCCACTTGTTGGATTTTGTGACGCCCCCGGACGCCTCACAGGGGCTCCAAGGGTTCAGGGCGGTCGATACTTGGCAGAGACAagcgctaaccccagccatGTACGTTGCGCGATTCATGTGCAAGAGTGAAAACTGACACTAACCACAGGGCGGCGTCGCTCTCGGTCGTCCTCAGCTCTGGCGGGAGCGCTGCCATGGT of Cutaneotrichosporon cavernicola HIS019 DNA, chromosome: 4 contains these proteins:
- a CDS encoding uncharacterized protein (AMP-binding enzyme), which translates into the protein MLNTYPLLERVAARARAAPDATAITDAINGIDASYARLAADVLRLAQRLAAADARTEGLREARVALLVDKGYLAALGLLAIWAAGGLVVPVLSSLPLPEQAYLVNTADCALILVDKNNRTRAEQLVAQKDEGESLKIMEVEVADLVEEVGDAADVLQALAPIDGEARAMMLFTSGTTGRPKGAVTRHSSLAAQVSSTVQAWRWTESDNLLHILPLNHLHGIAVGLLPTLWAGASVELWDKFDADKVWARWINGAEKAPITMFFFVPTGYSRLIAAHRAMTPEQQAEASAASAKLRLQVSGSAPLPVSVKSAWENGIGGGQVILERYGMTETGLIAGTGWENEKRVKGCVGFAFPGMEIRLWDPVENVVITGRDVPGDIEVRGPQVTKEYWRNPEATTKEFRDGWFRTGDVGIYSGATGEEGMLKILGRASVDIIKSGGEKLSAVEIERAILELPGMKDVAVVGIPDEEWGQIVGAVIVTEGEQVELKTLRDQLRSELAAYKLPRRLKVLDAIPRNGMGKVQKKLIVEREFS